The sequence CTTGCTCTGCCTCAGGCATTGCATTTCCTACAATAAGGTCATCAATTCTGTTTTTATCTAATTGTGGAAGCTCAGCCATTAACTTTTCAATAACTGTTGCTGCCATTACGTCAGGACGTGTAAAGCGTAGGGAACCTTTTGGCGCTTTTCCTACTGCTGATCTAAATCCTTTTACGATGTATGCTGTTTTCATTTTTGTTTAATTAAATTGTTTTTGAAAGATTTTTGCCTCGTAGAGGTAAACTGTTTATAGTTATATTGTTTTGCAATTTGTGGAGCTCCGTAGGAGCGACCTGTTAATCTTCAGTCCATTCAAATAAATATTTTGGATCATATTCAATTTCAAATTTTGACATAAAATCCAAATATTCTTCTCTAAAAGTTTTCTTTTTATGATGATCCTCCTGATTTAAAATATATTTTACAACCGAATCAACACTACTTTTAGAATAAGAAAAAGCTCCGTATCCTTCCTGCCAATTGAACTTTCCATTCATCCATCTTTTTTCATTGATGAATTTTGAAGATCCTGCTTTAATATCTCTTACTAAATCTGAAACTGACATTGTCGGATTCATACTTACAAGTACATGAACATGGTCAGGCATTGCAAAAACTGCAAATAATTTTTGATTTCTATTAGATACAATACCTGTAATTAATTTATGTAATTCTTCTCTGTTTTCTTTTGAGATCAGGTTTTGTCTTCCTTTTACTGCAAAGACAATTTGAATATAAATCTGTGTATAAGTATTGGCCATAAAAACTAACAGGTCGCCTCTACGAGGCTCTCTAATCTTTTAAAATTATTCTATAGCTATTAACAGTTCGCTCCTCCGGAGCTCGCCTTTAGTTTCTAAGTGGTTTCCCATTTTGTAACATATACTGAATTCTTTCCAAAGTTTTTCTTTCACCACAAAGCTGAAGGAATGTTTCTCTTTCAAGGTTCAATAAGTATTGTTCGGTAACTACTGTAGGTTCAGATAAGTTTCCACCTACCATTACGTTGGCTAACTTGTCTGCAATTTTCTTGTCGTGCTCGGAGATATATTTTCCTGTTAACATCTGATCTGTTCCTACGTAGAACATTCCTAATGCATCTCTACCCAAAACTTTTACCTTTTGCTCGATAGGTTGAGTATA is a genomic window of Chryseobacterium nakagawai containing:
- the tnpA gene encoding IS200/IS605 family transposase; its protein translation is MANTYTQIYIQIVFAVKGRQNLISKENREELHKLITGIVSNRNQKLFAVFAMPDHVHVLVSMNPTMSVSDLVRDIKAGSSKFINEKRWMNGKFNWQEGYGAFSYSKSSVDSVVKYILNQEDHHKKKTFREEYLDFMSKFEIEYDPKYLFEWTED